The Ochotona princeps isolate mOchPri1 chromosome 23, mOchPri1.hap1, whole genome shotgun sequence genome includes a window with the following:
- the CCNO gene encoding cyclin-O has protein sequence MVTPCPTSPASPTARAGRRDNDQHLRAPVKKSRRPRLRRKQPLQSLRPCQVPGDSGICDLFESPSSGSDGADSPAASVARGCSPQPGPAQPLAPLDLQTFRDYGQSCYAFRRAQESRFHPLESLARQPQVTPESRCKLLSWLIPVHRQFSLSFESLCLTVNILDRFLTTTPVAADCFQLLGVTSLLIACKQVEVHPPRVRQLLALCCGAFSQQQLCNLECIVLHKLHFSLGAPTISFFLEHFTHARVEAGQAEVAQALEAQALARGVAELSLADYAFTSYAPSLMAICCLALADSMLQLRHPLDLHLGGHPEAALHDCLGKLQLLVAINRTSLTHMLPLEICEKCSLSPCSK, from the exons ATGGTGACCCCCTGCCCCACCAGCCCCGCGAGCCCTACCGCCCGGGCGGGGAGGCGCGACAACGACCAGCACCTCCGCGCCCCGGTGAAGAAGAGCAGGCGCCCGCGCCTTCGAAGGAAACAGCCGCTGCAGTCCCTCAGGCCGTGTCAGGTGCCCGGAGACTCTGGCATTTGCGACCTGTTCGAGTCCCCCAGTTCCGGCTCGGATGGCGCGGATAGTCCCGCCGCGTCGGTAGCGCGAGGCTGCAGCCCCcaacccggcccggcccagccgtTGGCGCCGCTCGACCTGCAGACCTTCCGCGACTACGGCCAGAGCTGCTACGCCTTCCGCCGGGCGCAGGAGAGTCGCTTCCACCCGCTGGAGTCGCTGGCACGGCAGCCACAA GTGACACCCGAATCCCGCTGCAAGCTGCTCAGCTGGCTGATCCCCGTGCACCGCCAATTCAGCCTGTCTTTTGAATCACTGTGCCTCACGGTGAATATTCTGGATCGCTTCCTCACCACCACGCCCGTGGCTGCAGACTGCTTTCAGCTGCTCGGGGTCACCTCCCTGCTCATCGCCTGCAAACAG GTGGAGGTGCACCCGCCGCGCGTgaggcagctcctggccctgTGCTGCGGGGCCTTCTCGCAGCAGCAGCTGTGCAACCTGGAGTGCATCGTACTGCACAAGCTGCACTTCAGCCTGGGCGCACCTACTATCAGCTTCTTCCTGGAGCACTTCACGCACGCCCGGGTGGAGGCCGGACAGGCTGAAGTCGCGCAAGCTCTGGAAGCGCAAGCTCTGGCACGGGGCGTGGCCGAGCTGAGCCTGGCCGACTACGCCTTCACCAGCTACGCCCCCTCCCTCATGGCCATCTGCTGCCTGGCACTGGCCGACAGCATGTTGCAACTCCGGCACCCCCTGGACCTGCACCTGGGTGGCCACCCTGAGGCTGCGCTGCACGACTGCCTGGGCAAGCTGCAACTGTTGGTGGCCATAAACAGGACCTCTCTGACTCACATGCTGCCGCTGGAGATCTGTGAGAAGTGCagcctgtccccctgctccaaaTAA